In the Prochlorococcus marinus CUG1438 genome, TTAAGTCTTCATCACGGAAACATTTTGCGATTTGATAATACTTATCTAGGCCCCCGACCATTAAAAGTTGTTTAAATAGTTGTGGGGATTGAGGTAAAGCAAAAAATTCTCCATTTGAAAGACGTGAAGGAACAAGAAAATCGCGGGCGCCTTCAGGAGTTGACTTTGTAAGCAATGGTGTCTCTACTTCTGTAAATCCAAAATTATCAAGAAATTCTCTAGCAACTTTAATAATCTTATGTCTTGTTTTTAAATTTTCTAGTAATTTTCCCCTTCTTAAATCAAGGTATCTATATTTTAATCTGAGTTCCTCTTTTGTATTTTCATAATCATGTATAGAAACTGGAAAAGGTAAGTTGTTTTTAATTTGGTTGAGAATTTGCAAATCTTTAACCTTAAGCTCTAACTCTCCAGTACTTAAATTTGTATTTATGGAATCTTTGGGCCTTTCATTAATAATTCCGCTAACCATTATTACTGTTTCATTTCTTAGAGTTTCTGCCTGTTTAAATAGATCTGCACCATCATCGGGGTTAATTGTTATTTGAAGGAATCCACTATGGTCTCTTAAATCAATAAAAATTACACCACCATGATCTCTTCTTCTATCTACCCATCCGCATAAATTCACTAATTTACCGATATCTGTATTATTCAGTTCTTTGCAAATTTTGTTTCTCATCTAAGTATGATTTATTTACCAATAACTTATAATAATTCTTTAAGGGTAAATTTAGTTAATAATTTTTTATATAGAACGTTCTTTTTGTTATTACCCCTTTGAATTTTTTTCCTCTAATTAATATTTGAACTTCATTATTTATGAAGGCATGCGAAGTATTGATGTATGCAAAAGCTATAGCTTGTTGTTTAGTTGGAGACCAACTGCCGCTTGTGATAGTGCCAATATTTTCTTCACCTTTAAGAACAGCGCAACCTTTTCTTCCTATTGCTTTACCTTCTATAGAGAGACCAACTAACTTTTTTTGAACACCTAATTTTGACTGCTCTTCAAGAAATCTTCTTCCAAAGAATTCGTGATTATTTTCTAGATGTACTAGCCAGCCTAACCCTGCTTCATATGGAGAAGTTTCTTCATTTATGTCTTGACCATAAAGATGCATGCCTGCTTCAAGTCTAAGAGTATCTCTAGCTCCTAAACCACAAGGTGCGACATTTTTGGAAATTGAGAAATCCCATAAATTAATTGCTGCTTTTTTAGATAAAAGTATTTCCAGACCATTTTCCCCCGTATATCCTGTCTTTGAAAAAAAAATTTTTTCTTTAGGCGAAATATGTTCAAAAATTTTATATTCGCAACCAAAGTTAGGGATATGTGAGATCGAAGATTCAATCCATTCTTCAAATAAATCGAATGAGTTTTTTCCTTGTAGTGCTAAAAGTACTTTGTCTTTTTTAAAGTTTGTTATCGATATTTCAGACATATTTAAATTATTTTTTATCCACTGAAAATCTTTTTCATATCTACTTGCATTTACTATTAACAATAATTCTGATATGTCATTTTCTTGTATACCAAGATCATAAATTATTAAGTCATCTATTATTCCTCCTTTATCATTGAGCATTACTGTATAAAGCCCCTGACCTTCAGAAAAGGAGTATAAATTAGTAGGAAAAAGTTTTTGACTATAATCCTTTGGATTGATTCCCTTGATAGAAATCACACCCATGTGAGAAATATCAAATAATCCTGCTGAAGATCTAACTGATTCATGCTCTTTAATTAATCCTGAAAATGATATGGGCATTTCCCAACCAGCAAAATCCACTAATTTTGCATTAGATTCAACATATTTTGAATAAAGAGGACTTTTTAGGAAATCCATGAAATATTTAGTTTGTATTTAGTATTTTTACACTTTAGTTTAGAAATTTTTTATTGCATATTTTCTAATGACAAAATTAAGCTTCTAAGTACTTTGGCCGCAACTATACTACTTACTCCGCTTTTATCAATTTCTGGAGATAATTCCACAATATCTGAAGCCACAATTCTAAGGTCTTTAAAAGTTTTCAGTATTTCTTCAAAATCATTCCAAAAAAATCCTCCCGGTTCTGGAGTGCCCGTCCCTGCTAATAAGCTGGGATCAAACCAATCTAAATCTATTGTTAAATAGATTGGAGACTTAGCGTAAGGTAGAAGAGCTTGTTTTAAATCATGTGCATTTCCGCCTGGAGAAAAGTTAACTAATTGGTTGTTGTTATGCATAATTTCAAACTCGTCTTTAGTTCCACTCCTAATTCCTACTTGCAAAATTCTCTTTTCAGGTAGCACTTCTAAGCATCTTTTCATAGTACAAGCATGACTATGTTCATTACCTATATATGATTCTCTTAAATCTGCATGAGCATCAAGTTGAACCAATATCAAATCTGGATATTTTTTTACTAATGCTTCAATAGCACCTCTTGTAATAGAGTGTTCGCCTCCAAGCATAATAGGACTAAGGCGTTTACTAATTAAAAAATTTGTTGCTGATTTAACAGACTCTATAACGGACTTTGAATCATTTTTATCAATTATTATTGATCCAAAATCAACATACATAATATCTTCTAAGTCTTTTTTTATATTTGGACAATATGTTTCTAAACAAGAACTGACTTGTCTTATTGCGTCTGGACCAAATCTTGCTCCTGGTTTAAACGAACATGTCCCGTCATAATTAACTCCAAATATACCAATTGAGCAGTTCTCAGGACTTCTCTTTGCTCCCATATAAATTGCATTTTCGTTATTAAATAAATTTTTTGTCATCTTATGAATCTAGTTCTTTTACAAATTTATTGGGCATCATTTTGAATGCTGCATTTTGAAAATTTAAATTCCAAATTTCACATCCTTTTTCTATTTTTAGTACTTCATCACAATTTTGCTTTGATAAATTTAGATATTCTGAAGAAGCAAATGTCCAACTCCAAATCCCGCTTGGATATATGGGCACAAAGGAATACATAGTTTCAGAAACTTTAAATATATTTTTTAGGGTTTTCAAAATATTTATGTGAATATTTTTGAAGGATTCAGGAGATTCGCTTTGCGTTGCTAATATCCCCCTTGGTGTAAGTATTCTTTTACATTCTTTATAAAAAGAATCTGAAAATAATAAATTTGAAACTTCTGAGGGATCTGAACAATCTACAAATATAACGTCGTAGAAATTATCTCTTGTTTTTTTTACCCATTTAACACCATCATCAATATGTATTTCTAATCTTTTGTCATTCCATGCTTCGCCTCCAATTTCTTTTAGAAATTTTTTAGATATTTTGATTACCTCCTCATCAATTTCTACTAGATCAATTTTTGATATTTGAGAATATTTAACGCATTCTCTGAGAGTTCCGCCGTCACCACCGCCAATAATTAGTACATTAGATTTTCCGTAAATACTACTTAATGCAGGATGTACAAGACACTCATGATAATATTTCTCGTCTTTTAATGATGTCATCCAGC is a window encoding:
- the speB gene encoding agmatinase, coding for MTKNLFNNENAIYMGAKRSPENCSIGIFGVNYDGTCSFKPGARFGPDAIRQVSSCLETYCPNIKKDLEDIMYVDFGSIIIDKNDSKSVIESVKSATNFLISKRLSPIMLGGEHSITRGAIEALVKKYPDLILVQLDAHADLRESYIGNEHSHACTMKRCLEVLPEKRILQVGIRSGTKDEFEIMHNNNQLVNFSPGGNAHDLKQALLPYAKSPIYLTIDLDWFDPSLLAGTGTPEPGGFFWNDFEEILKTFKDLRIVASDIVELSPEIDKSGVSSIVAAKVLRSLILSLENMQ
- the speE gene encoding polyamine aminopropyltransferase is translated as MTNITTWIDEYHKGSRFGLNGKILIKKTSKYQEIIVIENEYYGKALMLDGCWMTSLKDEKYYHECLVHPALSSIYGKSNVLIIGGGDGGTLRECVKYSQISKIDLVEIDEEVIKISKKFLKEIGGEAWNDKRLEIHIDDGVKWVKKTRDNFYDVIFVDCSDPSEVSNLLFSDSFYKECKRILTPRGILATQSESPESFKNIHINILKTLKNIFKVSETMYSFVPIYPSGIWSWTFASSEYLNLSKQNCDEVLKIEKGCEIWNLNFQNAAFKMMPNKFVKELDS
- the gcvT gene encoding glycine cleavage system aminomethyltransferase GcvT → MDFLKSPLYSKYVESNAKLVDFAGWEMPISFSGLIKEHESVRSSAGLFDISHMGVISIKGINPKDYSQKLFPTNLYSFSEGQGLYTVMLNDKGGIIDDLIIYDLGIQENDISELLLIVNASRYEKDFQWIKNNLNMSEISITNFKKDKVLLALQGKNSFDLFEEWIESSISHIPNFGCEYKIFEHISPKEKIFFSKTGYTGENGLEILLSKKAAINLWDFSISKNVAPCGLGARDTLRLEAGMHLYGQDINEETSPYEAGLGWLVHLENNHEFFGRRFLEEQSKLGVQKKLVGLSIEGKAIGRKGCAVLKGEENIGTITSGSWSPTKQQAIAFAYINTSHAFINNEVQILIRGKKFKGVITKRTFYIKNY